One Symbiobacterium terraclitae genomic region harbors:
- the dnaG gene encoding DNA primase — MSRFDQAFKDEVRAKNDIVEVISAYVKLERRGNRYVGLCPFHSEKTPSFHVIPDRQFYHCFGCKASGDVFTFLMEREHLTFYEALVQLARRAGIPLPQEERTPEEERAYRERRDMYAALELAARFYHHQLFSEAGKEGLDYLLRRGLTEETIRRFRLGWAVGRGALYRALRGRFPAEILQRVGLIVPRRDGEGYMDAFFERVMFPITDLAGRVIGFGGRILSGEGAKYKNTAETPLFSKRHVLFGLDQAKEAMRARNQAILVEGYMDVIMPHQAGFQNVVAPLGTALTDEQCRVLRQQASQVIVAFDMDTAGQMATLRGLQKLYDTGCDVRVLRIPDGKDPDEFIRTHGPQAFAAAIDQAVPLIEFRIDLVLPRSGQATPEAKAKAVESVAQVLADVKDEVLREAYVDQVAERLAGDNPLAKPDLKLAIDRQMNRLLRRGFQHNLPDTRNNRRGPGEPVTPGPYRRLAAQPLVTPEEGVHRAERALLYLLLEHPGLVGLVEGELGAEPFADPRHKQIYAAARQLVAGAGARPGGLITRLLDELPDPEAKSLLTEMAAKPMLTTDPEKEAADCIEKISKHRDSRRKEDLENLIRAAESAKQRVDPAIWNEYVALARKLKASRS; from the coding sequence GTGTCCCGATTCGACCAGGCGTTCAAGGACGAGGTGCGGGCCAAGAACGACATCGTCGAAGTGATCTCGGCCTACGTCAAGCTTGAGCGGCGGGGCAACCGGTACGTCGGGCTCTGCCCCTTCCACAGCGAGAAGACCCCGTCCTTCCACGTCATCCCGGACCGGCAGTTCTACCACTGCTTCGGGTGCAAGGCGAGCGGCGACGTGTTCACCTTCCTGATGGAGCGTGAGCACCTCACCTTCTACGAGGCGCTGGTCCAGCTGGCCAGGCGGGCAGGCATCCCGCTGCCCCAGGAGGAGCGCACGCCGGAGGAGGAGCGCGCCTACCGGGAGCGCCGCGACATGTACGCCGCCCTCGAGCTGGCGGCTCGCTTTTATCACCACCAGCTCTTCTCCGAGGCCGGCAAGGAGGGGTTGGACTACCTGCTCCGGCGCGGGCTGACCGAGGAGACGATCCGCCGGTTCCGCCTGGGCTGGGCGGTGGGGCGGGGCGCGCTCTACCGGGCGCTGCGGGGGCGGTTCCCGGCGGAGATCCTGCAGCGCGTCGGGCTGATCGTGCCCCGGCGCGACGGCGAGGGCTACATGGACGCCTTCTTCGAGCGGGTGATGTTCCCCATCACCGACCTGGCCGGCCGGGTGATCGGCTTCGGGGGACGGATCCTCAGCGGCGAGGGCGCGAAGTACAAGAACACCGCGGAGACCCCGCTGTTCTCCAAGCGGCACGTGCTCTTCGGATTGGATCAGGCCAAGGAGGCAATGCGCGCGAGGAATCAGGCTATCCTTGTAGAAGGATATATGGATGTCATCATGCCTCATCAGGCGGGCTTCCAGAATGTGGTCGCCCCCCTGGGCACGGCCCTCACCGACGAGCAGTGCAGGGTGCTCCGCCAGCAGGCCAGCCAGGTCATCGTCGCCTTTGACATGGACACGGCGGGGCAGATGGCCACGCTGCGCGGCCTGCAGAAGCTCTACGACACCGGCTGCGACGTCAGGGTCCTGCGGATCCCGGACGGGAAGGATCCGGACGAGTTCATCCGGACCCACGGCCCGCAGGCGTTCGCCGCAGCCATCGACCAGGCCGTGCCGCTGATCGAGTTCCGCATCGACCTCGTGCTGCCCCGGTCCGGCCAGGCGACGCCCGAGGCGAAGGCCAAGGCGGTGGAGTCCGTCGCCCAGGTACTGGCCGACGTCAAGGACGAGGTGCTGCGCGAGGCCTACGTCGACCAGGTGGCGGAGCGGCTCGCGGGCGACAACCCGCTGGCGAAGCCCGACCTGAAGCTGGCCATCGATCGGCAGATGAACCGACTGCTCCGGCGGGGATTCCAGCATAATCTGCCAGATACCAGGAATAATAGAAGGGGTCCGGGAGAGCCTGTTACGCCCGGACCGTACCGTCGTCTGGCGGCACAGCCGCTGGTCACCCCCGAGGAGGGGGTGCACCGGGCCGAGCGCGCGCTGCTCTACCTCCTGCTCGAGCACCCCGGCCTGGTGGGGCTGGTTGAAGGGGAGCTGGGCGCCGAGCCCTTCGCCGATCCCCGCCACAAGCAGATCTACGCGGCCGCGCGGCAGCTGGTCGCCGGGGCCGGTGCCCGTCCGGGCGGCCTGATCACCCGCCTGCTCGACGAACTGCCTGATCCGGAGGCGAAGAGCCTCCTCACCGAAATGGCAGCCAAACCGATGCTGACCACCGATCCGGAAAAGGAAGCGGCAGACTGCATCGAGAAGATAAGTAAGCATAGAGATTCGAGGAGAAAAGAGGACTTGGAGAACCTGATTAGGGCCGCAGAGTCAGCGAAACAGAGGGTGGACCCGGCCATATGGAACGAGTACGTGGCGCTTGCGCGTAAGCTCAAGGCGTCCCGATCTTGA